From a single Hippopotamus amphibius kiboko isolate mHipAmp2 chromosome X, mHipAmp2.hap2, whole genome shotgun sequence genomic region:
- the LOC130842461 gene encoding tumor protein p53-inducible protein 11-like isoform X2, whose product MAAKQPPPPMKKHSQTDLVSLLKTRKILGVGGEDDDGEVHHSKIRQGLAACFCCALLWHGYYGISLIMWNSLYRAEKVIIRWTLLTEACYFSVQFLVVTATLAETGLVSLGILLLLASSLLFVAISVYYCYQVGRKPKKA is encoded by the exons ATGGCAGCCAAGCAGCCGCCCCCTCCCATGAAGAAGCACAGCCAGACGGACCTCGTGAGCCTCCTGAAGACCCGCAAGATCCTCGGTGTAGGCGGGGAGGACGACGATGGGGAGGTCCACCACTCCAAGATCAGGCAG GGTCTGGCAGCTTGTTTCTGCTGTGCTCTTCTCTGGCATGGCTATTATG GCATTTCTCTGATCATGTGGAACAGCCTCTACAGGGCCGAGAAGGTCATCATCCGGTGGACTCTGCTCACCGAAGCCTGCTACTTCTCCGTCCAGTTCTTGGTGGTCACTGCCACACTAGCCGAGACAGGCCTCGTGTCCCTGGGGATCCTGCTGCTCCTGGCCAGCAGCCTCCTTTTTGTCGCCATCAGCGTTTACTACTGTTACCAAGTTGGTCGAAAACCCAAGAAAGCTTAG
- the LOC130842461 gene encoding tumor protein p53-inducible protein 11-like isoform X1: MAAKQPPPPMKKHSQTDLVSLLKTRKILGVGGEDDDGEVHHSKIRQVLGNEIQFAVPEPLGLRVWQLVSAVLFSGMAIMALTFPDHLYDEVFDGAQVTSKNPIRLYGGALLSISLIMWNSLYRAEKVIIRWTLLTEACYFSVQFLVVTATLAETGLVSLGILLLLASSLLFVAISVYYCYQVGRKPKKA, from the coding sequence ATGGCAGCCAAGCAGCCGCCCCCTCCCATGAAGAAGCACAGCCAGACGGACCTCGTGAGCCTCCTGAAGACCCGCAAGATCCTCGGTGTAGGCGGGGAGGACGACGATGGGGAGGTCCACCACTCCAAGATCAGGCAGGTCTTGGGCAATGAGATCCAGTTCGCTGTTCCGGAGCCTTTGGGGCTCAGGGTCTGGCAGCTTGTTTCTGCTGTGCTCTTCTCTGGCATGGCTATTATGGCCCTCACCTTTCCTGACCACCTCTACGATGAGGTCTTTGATGGAGCCCAGGTGACCAGCAAGAACCCCATCCGCCTCTATGGTGGCGCCCTCCTCAGCATTTCTCTGATCATGTGGAACAGCCTCTACAGGGCCGAGAAGGTCATCATCCGGTGGACTCTGCTCACCGAAGCCTGCTACTTCTCCGTCCAGTTCTTGGTGGTCACTGCCACACTAGCCGAGACAGGCCTCGTGTCCCTGGGGATCCTGCTGCTCCTGGCCAGCAGCCTCCTTTTTGTCGCCATCAGCGTTTACTACTGTTACCAAGTTGGTCGAAAACCCAAGAAAGCTTAG
- the LOC130842461 gene encoding tumor protein p53-inducible protein 11-like isoform X3 — translation MRSSSLFRSLWGSGSGSLFLLCSSLAWLLWPSPFLTTSTMSISLIMWNSLYRAEKVIIRWTLLTEACYFSVQFLVVTATLAETGLVSLGILLLLASSLLFVAISVYYCYQVGRKPKKA, via the exons ATGAGATCCAGTTCGCTGTTCCGGAGCCTTTGGGGCTCAGGGTCTGGCAGCTTGTTTCTGCTGTGCTCTTCTCTGGCATGGCTATTATGGCCCTCACCTTTCCTGACCACCTCTACGATGAG CATTTCTCTGATCATGTGGAACAGCCTCTACAGGGCCGAGAAGGTCATCATCCGGTGGACTCTGCTCACCGAAGCCTGCTACTTCTCCGTCCAGTTCTTGGTGGTCACTGCCACACTAGCCGAGACAGGCCTCGTGTCCCTGGGGATCCTGCTGCTCCTGGCCAGCAGCCTCCTTTTTGTCGCCATCAGCGTTTACTACTGTTACCAAGTTGGTCGAAAACCCAAGAAAGCTTAG